The genomic DNA GTTCCGGCAGCGCCACGACGGGGACGCGAAGCCGCGAGGGGTCGAAGCGCACGGTCGATGTCCTTGTGGCGGAGACATTTTCGTCTCCGGTGAGGAACCCGGCCACGAACCACGGATCGAGCTGACTGCCGTCGAGGCGCAGGGCGTGGATGTGCGGGCCGAGGAGCGCACCCTGGTCCCGAGGACCGGCGACCCGCGCGGCGCGGGCGCCGCTGCGATCACTGCGTACGGCGGGGATCAGGACATCGCCGGCGCGGACCTGAATCTCTTCGGAGGGCCGCACGGATTCCATGGTTCCCGACGGCGGTGCGCCGGTGGCGACGTCGGGAGCCGTCAACACCGGCCGGGTATCCCCGGCCTCCGCGCGCTCGGCGCTTGCCGGTCGGGCCCGGATCCATTCCAGCTGACCGTGTGCGGCGAGATCGGCCACGGTCACGAACCGCCAGGCAGCGCCGCCCGCCTCGTACCATCCCGTGACTCGCGCGGCCATCGCGGTCAGCTCCGATGCCGCCGCACCGAGTGCGCTCAGAGCGTCACCGAGTTGGCCGGCGATCGCGCCGCCGTCCAGTGCGGACCGCACGTAGCGAGCGGGGGTGAGGTCCACCTCGTCATCGAGCACATCCACGAGCCGGACCACGGCGGCCACACCGGAGGTCTCGGCGCGATCCGGCTGACCGTCGTCGAACGCTCGCCACAGCGGGAGGACATCGGCGGCGAGGCGGTCCCAGTCGATCCGGTCCGCACCGACAGCGGGCAGCGCCGTGGTGTCGACGAACAGCAGCGCATCGGGCACATCGGCACCGGGCGCGGGTCGCCGCACGATCCAGATCTGCAAGCCGACATGCCAAGGCAGAGCCGCTCCGGGTGGCAGACCGATTACGGCGCGCAACGCGCCGGTCCGGGCGAGGTTGGCCCGGATCTTGCGCCCCCCGGCACGGGTGGCGACCGCCGGCGGTAGCAGCAGCACGGCGTCCGCACCGGGACGCAGATGGGCGACGGCATGCTGGACCCAGGCCAGTTCGGGTTCGCCCCGCGGCGGTAGGCCGTAGTCCCAGCGACTGTCGAGGGCGAGTTCGCTCGAGCCCCAATCTCGTTGCCCATAAGGCGGATTGCACAACACCGCATCGAATTGCCGCCGGTCGAAGGCATCGGCCGGCAGGCTGTCGCCCTGCCGGATCTCGGTGGTGAGCGCGGGATGGGCGGTGAGCATCAGACGGGTACGTTCGACCTGCACCGGCACGAGATCCTGCCCGCACACCTGCGATGCGCCCGCCTCGACAGCAGCGAGCAGTAGCGATCCGCTTCCGCAGGCGGGGTCGAGCACCTGCGATCCCGGCCCGACCGCCGACAGTTTCGTCATCAGGTCGGCGACGTCCGGCGGGGTCGCGTACACGCCCGTAGCGGCGGATCCTTCCATCGCTCGTTCGGCGAGGGTGTCGAAAGCGATGCGCGCACCTTCCGTCGCGACCGTCCGCGTCACCGACCGCGCGACCGCTGCCGCGAACTCCGCGTCGGTGGTGTCCGAGACCGAGGCCTCCCAGCCGTCGCCGGTGCGGCGCAGGGCTCCCATCACCTCGGCGACGACCTTGGGCTCGCGGGATCTGACGAGGGTCCGCAGGTCGGTGGCCGACGACTCCGACACCTGGATTCCGTGCTCGGCCAGCCATTCCCGCACCTGGTGCAGGTCGAAGAGCGGACGGGCGTCGGTTCCGGCGACGGCCCCGGGGAAGTCGTCGTACCGCCGCCGCCAGTTGCTGACCGTCGCCCTGGTGACGCCCGCGAGCCGTGAGATCTCGGACGCGCTGATCTGCGACATGCCCTCTCCTCTCCTGTCGC from Nocardia higoensis includes the following:
- a CDS encoding N-6 DNA methylase, with product MSQISASEISRLAGVTRATVSNWRRRYDDFPGAVAGTDARPLFDLHQVREWLAEHGIQVSESSATDLRTLVRSREPKVVAEVMGALRRTGDGWEASVSDTTDAEFAAAVARSVTRTVATEGARIAFDTLAERAMEGSAATGVYATPPDVADLMTKLSAVGPGSQVLDPACGSGSLLLAAVEAGASQVCGQDLVPVQVERTRLMLTAHPALTTEIRQGDSLPADAFDRRQFDAVLCNPPYGQRDWGSSELALDSRWDYGLPPRGEPELAWVQHAVAHLRPGADAVLLLPPAVATRAGGRKIRANLARTGALRAVIGLPPGAALPWHVGLQIWIVRRPAPGADVPDALLFVDTTALPAVGADRIDWDRLAADVLPLWRAFDDGQPDRAETSGVAAVVRLVDVLDDEVDLTPARYVRSALDGGAIAGQLGDALSALGAAASELTAMAARVTGWYEAGGAAWRFVTVADLAAHGQLEWIRARPASAERAEAGDTRPVLTAPDVATGAPPSGTMESVRPSEEIQVRAGDVLIPAVRSDRSGARAARVAGPRDQGALLGPHIHALRLDGSQLDPWFVAGFLTGDENVSATRTSTVRFDPSRLRVPVVALPEQQKYGAVFRQLFLLRTTAGTAFSVAEHVTELMTTGLTAGALTPGESNMAGRE